A portion of the Candidatus Flexicrinis proximus genome contains these proteins:
- a CDS encoding LacI family DNA-binding transcriptional regulator: protein MTRRRVTQREIARASGVSQTTVSLILAGDESINVTEATRERVLMTADALDYVPQAAARALAKGRSHVIALVLKDPHAQVFRDPFIPNVMTGITEVAGLQGFRLLIERIPADADLSIVNSLLRGQQVDGAILSSVHQHEETLSTLQRDGFPIVLLDSFEPLNFTVVGIDHLGGNRSAVSHLVRLGHQRIGCIPYVPLKQQHILKRFSMYTQVLAEAGLDVDMSIVVSGALEPETGASAMKKILAHPHRPTAVFAMNDMMALGALSACADAGVSVPNDIAIVGYDDMRFAAFTVPALSTVRAPEVELGRVSAETLLAQIAGEPMQPKSRLLKTELIIRKSCGGRM, encoded by the coding sequence ATGACCCGTCGTCGCGTTACTCAAAGAGAAATTGCACGCGCATCCGGGGTCTCCCAGACCACCGTATCCCTAATCCTTGCTGGGGACGAGTCGATAAACGTCACCGAGGCTACTCGCGAACGCGTCCTGATGACGGCCGACGCCCTGGACTACGTACCGCAGGCCGCTGCACGCGCGCTCGCTAAGGGCAGATCGCATGTCATCGCTTTAGTCCTCAAGGATCCTCACGCGCAGGTTTTTCGCGATCCGTTCATTCCCAATGTCATGACCGGAATTACTGAAGTGGCCGGCTTACAGGGTTTCCGCCTGCTTATCGAGCGTATCCCGGCAGATGCGGATCTATCTATCGTCAACAGCCTCCTGCGCGGCCAACAGGTCGATGGGGCAATTCTCTCCAGCGTTCACCAGCACGAGGAAACACTCAGCACCCTCCAGCGCGACGGTTTCCCGATTGTGCTGCTGGATTCGTTTGAACCGCTCAACTTCACAGTCGTCGGCATTGACCATCTCGGCGGCAATCGCTCTGCCGTGTCACATCTTGTGAGACTGGGTCACCAGCGTATCGGCTGCATCCCCTATGTCCCCTTGAAGCAGCAGCACATCCTCAAGCGATTCAGTATGTATACGCAGGTATTGGCTGAAGCAGGTCTGGATGTCGATATGAGCATCGTTGTATCCGGGGCACTTGAGCCGGAAACGGGTGCGTCGGCCATGAAGAAAATCCTTGCCCATCCCCACCGCCCAACCGCCGTATTTGCCATGAATGACATGATGGCACTTGGCGCGTTGTCTGCCTGCGCAGACGCGGGCGTTTCCGTTCCCAACGACATCGCAATCGTCGGCTACGACGACATGCGCTTCGCCGCGTTTACCGTTCCTGCACTGTCGACGGTTCGAGCGCCCGAAGTTGAACTGGGACGAGTCAGTGCCGAAACGCTCCTGGCACAGATCGCAGGCGAGCCCATGCAACCGAAATCTCGGTTACTCAAGACCGAGTTGATCATTCGGAAATCCTGTGGTGGGCGCATGTAG
- a CDS encoding sugar ABC transporter permease, giving the protein MSTSAHTASTAPPEPFQQRLWRLFSNNESVLGYLLILPSVIGFTIFLAVPAVRAFIISFYEWNLLSPATYTGFGNYNTIFSDDRFWDSLRITVSYVLWNIPLQTTLAILIAVLLERFSVGVSSLLRGLVILPWLMPNVVVALLWLWILDPSIGIMNVILKILGVASQPFLGSPDQVIPSIALINIWRHVGYTSILIYAGLKTIPKSLYEAASIDGAGWVAQFVRITLPLLRPVLVFVLVTTVIGSFQVFDTIAVTTAGGPAGSSRTIIFYIYDQVFNRRINMGTATAASVFLFTVLVTITIIQMRYLRSNQSDLADYS; this is encoded by the coding sequence ATGAGTACTTCCGCTCACACCGCCAGCACCGCACCGCCCGAGCCTTTCCAACAACGATTGTGGCGACTATTCAGCAACAATGAGAGCGTACTTGGCTATCTGCTAATTCTTCCGAGCGTAATTGGTTTCACCATTTTTCTGGCTGTCCCGGCAGTCCGCGCGTTTATCATTAGCTTCTATGAGTGGAATTTACTCTCCCCGGCGACCTATACCGGCTTCGGCAATTACAACACCATCTTCAGCGACGACCGCTTCTGGGACTCGCTGAGGATTACCGTGAGCTACGTCCTGTGGAACATCCCGCTGCAAACGACTCTGGCCATCCTGATCGCCGTGCTCCTGGAGCGCTTTAGTGTCGGCGTCTCGTCATTGCTGCGCGGCCTCGTCATTCTGCCCTGGCTAATGCCAAACGTCGTGGTCGCTTTGTTGTGGCTGTGGATCCTCGATCCGTCGATCGGGATCATGAACGTCATTCTCAAAATCCTGGGGGTCGCATCGCAACCGTTCCTTGGGTCGCCTGATCAGGTTATTCCCTCCATCGCGCTCATCAATATCTGGCGCCATGTCGGCTACACATCAATACTGATTTACGCCGGTCTCAAGACCATTCCGAAATCGCTGTATGAGGCGGCCTCAATCGATGGCGCAGGCTGGGTCGCACAGTTTGTCCGGATTACCCTGCCGCTGCTGCGCCCTGTACTGGTGTTCGTGCTGGTCACGACCGTAATCGGCTCGTTCCAGGTTTTCGATACCATCGCGGTCACGACGGCTGGCGGGCCGGCGGGCTCTTCCCGCACCATCATCTTCTACATCTACGACCAGGTGTTTAATCGCCGAATCAATATGGGGACCGCAACCGCCGCATCGGTGTTCCTCTTCACCGTTCTGGTCACGATCACCATCATCCAGATGCGTTACCTGCGCTCCAACCAGTCCGATTTGGCCGATTACAGCTAA
- a CDS encoding carbohydrate ABC transporter permease, with the protein MSVVSPTLPRLSDAERRALLRHRVSNVVMGVFVTLLIIGVLFPFWWVVRTALTTPETVFSNTSSLFPAEPTTFNFQRVIGLIDPADIVGQNTTGISAATLNFWTYLRNSVIVSTTITFGQVLFSTMAAYAFARLTFPGRDLIFFLYLTGLMVPGIVLFIPNFVFVRQLGWIGTYQGIVAPYILMTPFAVFFMRQFFLSLNKDLVEAAVLDGATKLGVFWRVALPLVQGPVLTLGVLTFIGSWNEYLWPLLVGREESVRVLTVALGIFRDQTPQGSPDWTGLMAGTAVAIMPTLLLFIFLGRRVVDSIQFSGFK; encoded by the coding sequence ATGTCTGTCGTTAGCCCTACTCTCCCGCGTTTGAGCGATGCCGAGCGCCGGGCGCTCCTCCGCCACCGTGTGTCGAATGTCGTCATGGGCGTCTTTGTTACCCTGCTTATCATCGGCGTGCTCTTCCCATTCTGGTGGGTAGTGCGTACCGCCCTCACGACCCCCGAGACTGTGTTTTCCAATACCTCGTCGCTGTTCCCTGCCGAACCGACCACCTTTAATTTCCAGCGTGTCATCGGTCTCATTGATCCGGCGGACATCGTCGGTCAAAACACCACCGGGATTTCCGCCGCGACCCTGAATTTCTGGACCTATCTGCGTAATTCCGTGATCGTCTCAACCACCATTACCTTCGGACAGGTCCTGTTCAGTACCATGGCTGCCTACGCCTTCGCGCGTCTCACCTTTCCCGGCCGTGATCTGATCTTCTTCCTCTATCTGACCGGTCTCATGGTTCCAGGAATTGTGCTCTTCATCCCCAACTTCGTCTTCGTCCGCCAGTTGGGTTGGATCGGTACATATCAGGGTATCGTTGCCCCCTACATTCTGATGACGCCGTTCGCCGTGTTCTTCATGCGCCAGTTCTTCCTGAGTTTGAACAAGGATCTGGTGGAAGCGGCGGTTCTCGACGGCGCGACCAAGCTTGGCGTCTTCTGGCGCGTTGCACTCCCCCTGGTTCAGGGGCCGGTGCTGACGCTGGGGGTCCTCACGTTTATCGGCAGTTGGAACGAATACCTGTGGCCGCTGTTGGTCGGACGTGAGGAAAGCGTGCGCGTGCTGACTGTGGCGCTCGGCATTTTCCGCGACCAGACGCCACAAGGCTCGCCGGACTGGACTGGCCTGATGGCCGGAACGGCGGTCGCCATCATGCCGACACTTCTTCTGTTCATCTTCCTGGGACGCCGGGTGGTCGACTCCATCCAGTTCAGCGGGTTCAAATGA
- a CDS encoding sugar ABC transporter substrate-binding protein yields MTLLLLVGGVAAQDKVSIRYWLWDTNQLPPYQECANNFMAENPGIEVLVEQLGWGDYWTGITTGFVSGDSPDVFTNHLAKYPEFVVLGQIYDIQPWVERDGVPTDIYYPGLAELWTKDGGRYGLPKDWDTVAVVYNADMLEAAGIDPAIFDTWTWNYEDGGEFEQVIAQLTLDANGNNALSPDFDKSNIAVYGFGNNGAGGPYGQTEWSMFTNTTGWVHNNGTWGDEYYYDDERFINTIQWLSDLSLVKGYAPPYADQTGLGRFSLLQAGKTAMGIDGSWMIGSYLSSEFEVGFARLPAGPEGRKSMFNGLADSIYIGTPHPEESWAWVKYLGSEACQTVVGQSGVVFPAIPSAAELSLQVRAEAGIDVSAFTDQAAEEGGTFLFPITDFGGEINTIMSETMDKILLGQGTAADLLPVANEEVNSLFE; encoded by the coding sequence ATGACCTTGCTTTTGCTGGTCGGCGGCGTGGCTGCACAAGACAAAGTCTCCATCCGTTACTGGCTGTGGGACACCAACCAGCTTCCCCCCTATCAGGAATGCGCCAACAACTTCATGGCCGAAAACCCGGGCATCGAAGTTCTGGTCGAACAACTCGGTTGGGGCGATTACTGGACCGGCATTACCACCGGTTTCGTCTCCGGGGATTCGCCCGACGTTTTCACTAACCACCTTGCCAAGTATCCCGAATTCGTTGTCCTCGGCCAGATCTACGACATTCAGCCGTGGGTTGAGCGGGATGGCGTCCCCACCGATATCTACTACCCGGGTCTCGCCGAGCTGTGGACCAAGGACGGCGGACGTTATGGACTCCCGAAGGACTGGGACACCGTCGCGGTCGTCTACAATGCTGACATGCTTGAAGCTGCCGGCATCGACCCCGCGATTTTCGACACCTGGACCTGGAACTACGAAGACGGTGGCGAGTTCGAGCAGGTCATCGCGCAGCTGACACTCGACGCCAATGGCAACAATGCCCTCAGCCCGGACTTCGACAAGAGCAATATCGCGGTCTACGGTTTCGGCAACAATGGCGCTGGCGGCCCCTATGGCCAGACCGAGTGGAGCATGTTCACCAACACGACCGGCTGGGTGCATAACAACGGCACCTGGGGCGACGAATACTACTATGACGACGAACGCTTCATCAACACCATTCAGTGGCTATCCGACCTCTCGCTGGTCAAGGGGTATGCCCCTCCCTATGCGGATCAGACCGGACTCGGCCGCTTCTCGCTGCTCCAGGCCGGAAAGACCGCTATGGGCATCGATGGCTCGTGGATGATTGGCAGCTATCTCAGCAGTGAATTCGAAGTCGGTTTCGCACGCCTCCCGGCTGGCCCCGAGGGCCGCAAGAGCATGTTCAACGGTCTCGCGGACTCGATCTATATCGGCACTCCGCACCCGGAAGAATCGTGGGCATGGGTGAAGTACCTCGGCTCCGAGGCCTGCCAGACCGTCGTCGGACAGTCCGGCGTCGTCTTCCCGGCAATCCCGTCCGCTGCTGAACTCTCGCTCCAGGTCCGCGCCGAGGCTGGTATCGATGTGAGTGCTTTCACCGACCAGGCCGCAGAAGAAGGCGGCACCTTCCTGTTCCCGATCACCGATTTCGGTGGCGAGATCAACACCATCATGTCTGAGACTATGGACAAAATTCTGTTGGGCCAGGGCACAGCAGCCGATCTGCTCCCTGTTGCAAACGAAGAGGTCAACAGCCTCTTCGAGTAA
- a CDS encoding CRTAC1 family protein, with protein MPNILERFFVKILHGAVFSIAALPLLLGAAAQEQITVSTSDLRDGTCAGAFVRHSLDHVTTTAQPVRMFESNGSGTGLGDLDSDGDLDIVLANLTLEATLLWNDGPLRFTSQRLNIGAPTRTVSIVDVDGDGSLDIVFTTQLGAPLYLRSTGTAVAGKRPEFLREPLMGVSRPAYSMDWADVDADGDLDFAAASYDAELELELKDTFMFGDRAGVFYYQQVEGTFLPVRLANASQGLVTYFFDADSDGRLDLLIGNDFAVPDYAWRWQGQWVETNPVAVMTHSTMSFDSADLDNDGALELLAVDMMPYAEDAVTLAAWQPLMEMMMAHPMVEGDPQVMENVLLDAPTGDAENIAASLGVSATGWSWSAKFADFDADGMVDLYVVNGMIAEDLFGHLPGGELVEENQAFRNQSGLRFVAAPEWRLNATESGRGMSIGDLDGDGDPDIVVNNLLSASVLFENQLCGGNDLLIDLRWPTSRNPFAIGATVELDTTIGTLTRRVRVGSGYASSDPATLHFGFPVDATVRSIRILWPDGTEYVTDAIPDRPARMLFTRE; from the coding sequence ATGCCCAACATTTTAGAGAGATTTTTTGTCAAAATCCTTCATGGCGCAGTTTTTTCGATTGCGGCGCTCCCGTTATTGCTGGGCGCCGCCGCACAAGAACAGATTACGGTAAGCACAAGCGACCTGCGCGATGGCACATGCGCTGGCGCGTTCGTCAGACACAGCCTCGACCACGTCACGACCACCGCACAGCCGGTCAGGATGTTTGAGAGTAACGGGTCCGGCACGGGGTTGGGCGACCTCGACTCTGATGGGGATCTGGACATCGTACTCGCCAACCTGACTCTGGAAGCGACACTCCTTTGGAACGACGGCCCACTGAGGTTCACCTCACAGCGGCTGAACATCGGCGCCCCTACACGGACGGTGAGTATTGTCGATGTCGACGGTGACGGCAGCCTCGACATCGTGTTCACCACACAGCTTGGCGCTCCGCTTTATCTGCGTTCGACCGGCACAGCCGTTGCCGGCAAACGGCCCGAATTTCTGCGTGAGCCGCTGATGGGCGTCAGCCGTCCGGCCTATTCTATGGATTGGGCCGACGTCGACGCCGACGGGGATCTCGACTTTGCCGCGGCGTCGTATGACGCGGAGCTCGAACTGGAACTCAAAGACACCTTCATGTTCGGCGACCGGGCCGGCGTATTCTACTACCAGCAGGTCGAGGGCACTTTTCTTCCCGTCAGATTGGCAAACGCTTCCCAGGGTCTCGTCACCTATTTCTTCGACGCGGACAGCGACGGTCGGCTCGATCTTTTGATTGGCAACGACTTTGCCGTGCCGGATTATGCCTGGCGCTGGCAGGGACAATGGGTCGAGACCAATCCGGTCGCAGTGATGACCCACAGCACCATGAGCTTTGACTCGGCAGATTTAGACAACGATGGCGCCCTGGAACTGCTTGCTGTAGACATGATGCCCTATGCGGAAGATGCCGTAACACTCGCAGCATGGCAGCCGCTGATGGAAATGATGATGGCGCACCCGATGGTCGAGGGCGATCCGCAGGTCATGGAAAACGTGCTGCTTGATGCGCCAACAGGGGATGCCGAGAACATTGCCGCCTCGCTTGGTGTTTCTGCGACGGGATGGAGCTGGTCTGCGAAGTTCGCTGACTTCGATGCCGACGGTATGGTCGACCTGTATGTCGTGAACGGCATGATCGCCGAGGACTTATTTGGCCATCTGCCGGGCGGTGAACTGGTTGAAGAGAATCAGGCGTTCCGTAACCAATCAGGACTTCGGTTCGTCGCTGCCCCTGAATGGAGGCTGAATGCGACCGAAAGCGGCCGCGGCATGTCCATTGGAGACCTGGACGGGGACGGGGACCCCGACATTGTCGTTAACAACCTGCTCAGCGCGTCGGTTCTGTTTGAGAACCAGCTTTGCGGCGGTAACGACCTGTTGATTGATCTACGCTGGCCCACCTCGCGCAACCCCTTTGCGATAGGAGCCACCGTCGAACTCGACACCACGATCGGGACACTGACCCGCCGTGTTCGCGTCGGCAGCGGCTACGCGTCCAGTGATCCAGCGACTCTTCACTTTGGCTTTCCTGTCGATGCCACTGTCCGCAGCATTCGAATACTGTGGCCCGACGGAACGGAATACGTGACCGACGCGATCCCTGATCGCCCGGCAAGAATGCTCTTTACCCGTGAATGA
- a CDS encoding alpha-glucosidase/alpha-galactosidase — MPKIAFIGAGSTVFAKNLLGDILSFPELANSEIRLMDIDPVRLRTSETVARKVAETVGASPVITSTTDRREALKGADYVICMIQVAGYKPGTVIDFEIPKKYGLRQTIADTLGIGGIMRGLRTIPVLLSIAHDMEELCPDALFINYVNPMCMNQWALDRGSGIANVGLCHSVQHTAHQLAQDIGIPDEDINYIVAGINHMAFYLKFEHKRTGADLYPLIHKVVEEKRVPDWNRVRYEIFTRLGYFVTESSEHFSEYTPYFIKRDRPDLIEEFNIPLDEYIRRCEEQIKGWESLRVQLEDRNAPLEVRRSAEYGSLIIHSMETAAPRVVYGNVANHGIIDNLPQGCSVEVPCLVDRNGIQPTKIGAIPPQLAALMQTNINVQSLTVEAALTGKREHIYHAAMLDPHTSAELTLDQIWAMVDELIEAHGSWLPAFH, encoded by the coding sequence ATGCCCAAGATCGCATTTATCGGCGCAGGTAGTACTGTCTTCGCCAAGAACCTCCTTGGCGATATTCTCTCCTTCCCGGAGTTGGCCAACAGCGAAATTCGCCTCATGGATATCGACCCGGTCCGGCTTAGAACGTCTGAAACCGTCGCACGCAAGGTCGCTGAAACCGTCGGCGCATCCCCGGTCATCACATCAACCACCGACCGCCGCGAGGCGCTAAAGGGCGCCGACTACGTGATTTGCATGATTCAGGTCGCCGGATACAAGCCGGGAACGGTCATCGATTTTGAAATCCCGAAGAAGTACGGCCTGCGCCAGACGATTGCCGATACGCTCGGCATCGGCGGCATTATGCGCGGCCTGCGCACGATTCCGGTGCTGCTCAGCATCGCTCACGATATGGAAGAACTGTGCCCTGACGCCCTGTTCATCAACTACGTGAACCCGATGTGTATGAACCAATGGGCGCTTGATCGCGGTTCGGGGATCGCCAATGTCGGATTATGTCACAGCGTGCAGCATACCGCGCACCAGCTGGCACAGGACATCGGTATCCCGGACGAGGACATCAATTACATCGTCGCCGGCATCAACCACATGGCGTTCTACCTCAAGTTCGAGCACAAGCGTACCGGCGCGGATCTATACCCGCTGATCCACAAGGTCGTCGAGGAGAAGCGCGTCCCGGACTGGAACCGGGTACGGTATGAAATCTTCACCCGGCTCGGCTACTTCGTCACCGAATCGAGCGAGCACTTCAGCGAATATACACCGTACTTCATCAAACGCGACCGCCCGGACCTGATCGAAGAATTCAACATCCCCCTCGACGAATACATCCGCCGCTGCGAGGAACAGATCAAGGGCTGGGAGTCGCTGCGTGTCCAGTTGGAAGACCGCAACGCACCGCTGGAAGTCCGGCGCAGCGCCGAGTATGGTTCGCTGATCATCCACAGCATGGAAACGGCCGCGCCGCGCGTCGTTTATGGGAATGTCGCCAATCACGGCATCATCGACAACCTGCCTCAGGGATGCTCGGTGGAAGTGCCGTGCCTCGTCGATAGAAATGGCATCCAGCCGACAAAAATTGGGGCGATTCCGCCGCAGCTCGCCGCCCTGATGCAGACCAACATCAACGTTCAAAGCCTGACGGTCGAGGCGGCCCTGACTGGCAAACGCGAACACATCTATCACGCCGCTATGCTCGACCCGCACACCTCAGCCGAACTCACGCTCGACCAGATTTGGGCAATGGTCGATGAGTTAATCGAGGCGCACGGCAGCTGGCTGCCAGCTTTCCATTAA
- a CDS encoding NapC/NirT family cytochrome c, with product MNLLRKILPRSGDRLTARDFLPLGLIVFSIGVVFLAAPPIWEFSNSAVFCGSTCHTMPPEYNTYLVSPHSRVLCVDCHIGRDLLLVQFFRKAGHMRLITDTIFENFHLPIRSAEMRPANETCELCHSPDKFSDDSLRVIHTFENNRTNDPFDIYLLMHTGGGSEREGLGRGIHWHVENPIRYISLDPERQEIPWVQVETADGELIEYNAINSPIDTENLDQYEIHEMDCITCHNRIAHLVEPPNRAIDDALRVGDISRDIPFIRTRAIELLSAPYASTEGAMAAFASLDQYYADNYPDFYLQGQEQVAAAIAILETLYKESNFPEQLLTWNTHPDNTGHRDAPGCFRCHDGQHFSEEGEVIRLECNLCHTIPTVVRPGEIASALPISPGIEPSSHLDSTWISRHASAFDASCANCHSTSNAGGIGDQSFCSNSACHGSSWEYAGFDAPGLASMLGIYQLTTAPLLEEFEGEPTYTILQPLFAQECGACHGAVPTNGLRVTDFASLLAGSDSGPIVVSGAPDESKMIDVLVNGHFAQLTDHQLDLLVKWVSNGLPE from the coding sequence ATGAACTTGCTCCGCAAAATTCTCCCCCGAAGTGGTGATCGTCTGACCGCCCGCGATTTTCTGCCGCTGGGACTGATTGTCTTTAGCATAGGCGTGGTGTTCCTGGCGGCGCCGCCGATCTGGGAGTTCAGCAACTCGGCGGTCTTCTGCGGGTCGACCTGCCACACCATGCCACCGGAATACAATACGTACCTTGTTTCGCCTCACTCGCGGGTGCTGTGTGTCGACTGCCATATCGGCCGCGACCTGCTGCTGGTGCAGTTCTTCCGCAAAGCCGGCCACATGCGGTTGATTACAGATACGATTTTTGAGAATTTCCATTTGCCGATCCGCTCAGCCGAAATGCGCCCGGCCAACGAAACTTGCGAATTGTGCCACTCCCCGGACAAATTCTCGGATGACAGCCTGCGGGTTATCCACACCTTCGAAAACAACCGCACGAACGACCCGTTCGACATCTATCTGCTGATGCACACCGGGGGCGGCAGCGAGCGCGAAGGCCTGGGCCGCGGCATCCATTGGCACGTAGAGAACCCGATACGCTATATCTCTCTCGACCCGGAACGCCAGGAAATCCCGTGGGTTCAGGTTGAGACGGCGGACGGCGAACTCATCGAGTACAACGCCATCAATTCGCCAATTGACACCGAGAACCTCGATCAGTACGAAATCCACGAGATGGACTGCATCACCTGCCATAACCGGATTGCCCATCTGGTCGAGCCGCCCAACCGTGCGATCGACGATGCGCTGCGGGTCGGCGATATCTCGCGCGATATTCCGTTTATCCGCACGCGCGCCATTGAACTATTGTCGGCGCCGTACGCATCGACCGAAGGCGCCATGGCGGCCTTTGCGAGCCTCGATCAGTACTATGCCGATAATTACCCTGACTTCTATCTGCAAGGCCAGGAGCAGGTGGCCGCGGCCATCGCTATCCTTGAGACGCTTTACAAAGAGAGCAATTTCCCCGAACAGCTCCTGACCTGGAACACGCACCCCGACAACACCGGACACCGCGATGCGCCGGGCTGCTTCCGCTGCCATGACGGCCAGCACTTCAGCGAGGAAGGCGAGGTGATCCGCCTGGAGTGCAACCTGTGCCACACGATCCCGACGGTTGTGCGCCCTGGCGAAATCGCCTCTGCGCTGCCGATCTCACCGGGCATCGAGCCGTCGTCCCATCTCGACTCGACGTGGATCAGCCGGCATGCCAGCGCCTTTGATGCCAGTTGTGCCAACTGCCACAGCACGTCCAATGCCGGGGGTATTGGCGACCAGAGTTTCTGCTCGAACAGCGCGTGCCACGGTTCGTCGTGGGAATATGCCGGGTTCGACGCGCCGGGTCTGGCCAGTATGCTGGGGATTTACCAGTTGACGACTGCCCCGCTGCTCGAAGAGTTCGAGGGCGAGCCGACTTATACCATTTTGCAGCCGCTGTTCGCGCAGGAATGCGGAGCGTGCCATGGCGCGGTCCCGACCAACGGCCTGCGCGTGACCGACTTTGCCAGCCTGCTTGCGGGGAGCGACAGCGGCCCGATCGTAGTGAGCGGCGCGCCTGATGAAAGCAAGATGATCGACGTGCTGGTCAACGGGCACTTCGCCCAGCTTACCGACCACCAGTTGGATCTGCTCGTCAAGTGGGTTTCCAACGGATTGCCTGAATAA